The proteins below are encoded in one region of Phaseolus vulgaris cultivar G19833 chromosome 1, P. vulgaris v2.0, whole genome shotgun sequence:
- the LOC137815554 gene encoding uncharacterized protein — MGIWYAVVNGPFVHMQVVKEKNVKKPWSKWSESERKKAQYDSLAKNIITSALNMDEFFRVSQCNSAKEMWEVLEVTHEGTNDVKRAREHSLIQEYELFRMQSEESIADVQKQFTHIVNHLTRLGKVFDKEELNIKVLKCLDRNWQPKVTTISESRDLSKMSTTALFGKLMEHELELKRLKEQETMEKRVKGIALKTSIEHDTSEEEENPEHDETLSLLTRKFSKFLKRKNRDRTQQRKRYSKSNDSNSSSYTFFGCGKPSHIKNDCPNNKNKEKPASKKNERGIGKRAYISWEENEVSSTSDSSTRIEKANLCFMVNGEGSISDSVSDFSTDSESYDQLLIVFKETHDEADKLAVICNKLNNANKVLEPKVKSLEEELHKAKTDLVSLELTCLHAFIKTCENCKKLEKQVEYLSKTLSNFIKGRENLETLLGSQNAVFNKNGLGYNLGRKNNVKKPSRHVTYGDNNRGRILGRGNVGTENSTTIENVLYVEGLKHSLLSISQLCDKGYKVNFETNTCTISDETYGKVLFTGKRVNNIYLLDIMNNCSKNECLLSKSDESWLWHRRLAHIHTNNLNKLKSKDIVSGLPNTKFQDNILCDACVKGKQTRTSFKIKDVICTNKALDVLHMDLFGPSKTVTLVGNFYALVIVDDFSRYTWTLFLASKNDAYKSFKKLAKVLHNENGNSIKHIRSDHEGEFQNAKFDRTLIRPILKKTPYELYRGRKPTICHLRVFGCKCFILNNGKDNLRKFDPKSDEGIHIGYAINGHAYRVYNKRLLIVEESMHVVFDESDDLRTILQKNQSIDFDATDTCVVKEPVVNAGLPKEWKTPKDLTLDNVIGKIEKGVSTRNSLSNFCKTMAFVSQVEPKIFEEALQDNNWIAAMQE; from the exons ATGGGAATTTGGTATGcagtggtcaatggaccttttGTGcatatgcaggttgtcaaagagaaaaatgtgaagaagccttggtctAAATGGAGTGAAAGTGAGAGaaagaaggctcaatatgattcTCTAGCCAAAaacatcatcacctctgcattgaatatggatgagttctttagagtgtCTCAATGCAACTcggctaaggagatgtgggaagtacTGGAAGTAACTCATGAGGGCACAAATGATGTGAAACGAGCAAGGGAGCACTCACTTATTCAAGAATATGAACTTTTTAGGATGCAATCAGAAGAAAgcattgcagatgtgcagaaacaatttacacatattgtaaatcatcTCACTAgacttggtaaagtctttgacaaggaagagctcaacataaaggtgctgaaatgtcTTGACAGGAATTGGCAGCCTAAAGTAACAACAATCTctgaatccagagatttatccaagatgtccactacTGCATTGTTCGGGAAattgatggagcatgagcttgaactcaaaagattgaaagaacaagaaacaatgGAGAAAAGAGTCAAAGGAATTGCTTTGAAGACTAGCATAGagcatgatacaagtgaggaagaggagaatcctgaacatgatgagaccttgagtctgctcaccagaaaattcagcaaatttctAAAAAGGAAGAATCGAGATagaactcaacaaagaaaaaggtaCTCTAAATcaaatgattcaaattcttctagTTATACTTTCTTTGGTTGTGGTAAACCAAGTCACATAAAGaatgattgtccaaacaataaaaataaagaaaaaccaGCCAGCAAGAAGAATGAAAGAGGCATAGGAAAAAGAGCATATATCTcttgggaggaaaatgaagtctcctcaACAAGTGACTCCTCAACTAGAATTGAAAAAgcaaatttgtgcttcatggtgaatggcGAAGGATCAATCTCTGATTCGGTGAGTGATttttccactgattctgaaagttATGATCAactattaattgtttttaaggAAACACACGATGAAGCAGATAAATTGGCTGTCATATGTAACAAATTGAATAATGCAAACAAagtacttgaacctaaggttaagtcacttgaggaagaattacacaaagctaaaactgatcttgttagtcttgaattgacatgtttgcatgcatttataaaaacctgtgaaaactgtaagaagctggaaaaacaagttGAATATTTGTCGAAAACCTTATCAAATTTCatcaaaggaagagaaaatcttgaaacattGTTGGGATCACAAAAtgctgtttttaataaaaatgggcTAGGATATAATCTTGGAAGAAAGAACAATGTTAAAAAGCCGTCCA ggcatgtcacatatggagacaaTAACAgaggaaggattcttggaagaggaaatgTTGGTACTGAGAATTCAACCACAATTGAGAATGTCTTATATGTGGAAGGATTaaagcatagtcttctaagtattagccaactatgtgacaagggctACAAGGTTAATTTTGAAACCAACACCTGTACAATTTCAGATGAAACTTATGGTAAGGTGCTCTTCACAGGTAAAAGGGTAAataacatctatctcttagatatcaTGAATAATTGCTCTAAAAATGAATGTCTCTTATCaaaaagtgatgagtcttggttgtggcacaggaggttagctcataTCCATACAAataacttgaataaattgaaatctaaggatattgtttctggtttaccaaataCAAAGTTTCAAGATAACATATTGTGTGATGCCTGTGTAAAGGGTAAACAAACAAgaacttcttttaaaataaaggaTGTGATTTGTACAAATAAGGCTTTGGATGTTCtgcatatggatttgtttggacctTCTAAAACTGTTACTTTAGTTGGAAATTTCTATGCCTTGgtaattgttgatgatttctcaagatatacatggactctctttcttgcttctaaaaatgatgcatataaatcttttaagaaactggctaaggttctgcataatgaaaatggtAATAGCATAAAACATATTCGCAGTGATCATgagggagagtttcaaaatgctaagtttgatag aaccttGATTAGacctattcttaagaaaactccctatgaactcTATAGAGGTAGAAAACCTACCATTTGTCATCTTAGGGTCTTTGGGTGCAAATGCTTTATTCTAAACAATGGCAAAGATAATCTGCgcaaatttgatcctaaatctgatgaaggaatacatattggctATGCTATTAATGGACATGCTTATAgggtgtataacaaaagattgcttatTGTGGAAGAATCTATGcatgtggtgtttgatgaaTCTG atgatttaagaaccattctTCAAAAGAATCAATCTATTGATTTTGATGCAACTGATACATGTGTTGTCAAAGAACCTGTTGTGAATGCAGGATTGCCTaaagagtggaaaactcccAAGGATCTCACACTTGACAATGTGAttggaaaaattgaaaaaggagtctcaacaaggaattctcTTAGCAATTTTTGTAAGACAATGGCTTTTGTTTCACAAGTAGAGCCTAAAATTTTTGAGGAAGCTCTACAGGACAACAACTGGATAGCAGCTATGCAGGAATAA
- the LOC137813653 gene encoding protein ESSENTIAL FOR POTEXVIRUS ACCUMULATION 1-like yields the protein MGDGKVNLPDDLFPSKTSDSLRDEASGGHGGEKGIAALLDDSKDQLSSDNSIPLSPQWLYSKPVDARTTANPVGVNSTDPILKDSWRLEGSQDKKDWRRTTPDVDISRRWREEERETSLLGRRDRRKEDRRLENTSTSENRSLPSDRWHESRGSGHDSRRENKWSSRWGPEDKEKDSRSEKRNDVEKEDGHTEKQSSGVGNRIGSDRDTDSRDKWRPRHRLEAQAAGVATYRAAPGFGLEKGRTEGSNVRFSPGRGRANINGNLQIVRSPIGSSLGSALVDKNKTILGKSSLGADSYYYPRGKLLDIYRKQKVDPNFDSLPSEMEHTSPLTQHGSIEPLAFVAPAAEEEVVLKEIWKGKITSSEVSGYTFRGRDGGSNDDISGPVTASEGKQQPSIGSVAKVISGSDVSDDSDQILISSASTAAGLLRSIVGEVATVQEGQLKHMPAIGVHGRDVSSVSSIGDGSIPGNTVAESGTFDLYQGQSSAVLEHANRNGVNSIGASEIDSNLPDDSRTLFDFSSLQQTPNINQQDFKINEKTYVPESVIALEELSLCYLDPQGEIQGPFLGIDIILWFEQGFFGMDLPVRLSDAPEGSPFRELGDIMPDLKVKTGLGSGSTRVIQSESSDVIGRNLKVDVHNFDYDGSSASDDQPWSSSRPDTSSSIGIPSQIPNQSYHSEIKFSDDQCFNNIVAHDEDFSLSKLAGNINDKPLMRPMDVNALHSHPTGKPNEVAVSDSHHEADKLHPFGLLMSELRDGSHLRRAQSSNSSLRLGDQGHFLDPLMDRDASFTDQQNSVSGMVNQPSFREKWADKYGIIRHFQEDQFLSHMGQIQKERLQQQSNISNHFPAHLNGSDLERFPGFAHSQNMSSNLQQMMQNTGSDFERILEHQIQQFQLEFQQQQDMHHQQLLHQQMKLQPQQQSQVQQLLHEQFMQQPIPDPNFGQSKHDISRDNLLDQVQMRRYINDLQLNSHSLRHLDPSMEHIIQANMGLNASQGRQADLSDLLLQARHGNILPSEQQLHFQQDQLQAQQLSLALRQQLGLDGERHFGRSWPINETGQLIRNPGTHQLGHSAGFNVSDIRKQQQRLVTQEEQLNYLGRNLPEQNQRGFYDNPMMFERSAPISQGRELHDRRHYLHRGDQMDSLSSHHLQPSDDLFGHHPDAFKSSLHVNNGHVENSWIDPRVQLQQHLEAVRQRRELGDTISATDLNISASVGSHEDSSARGFMDLLHKKLGVQSAQPSPVDKWHSLSSRSDKSWHVPEASSIMHPFELQPDHHQVHLNDPFLERAQSTNSSGLIHDHLSSMHITDQYNNIGNTERMPLRSRSGSLLEEQSLLSANMDPLHPNYRIPFQIGKSSMEKDLLELEANKSQRHEYMGTISNLVPGMSDMSEQVENIMNSMELPAIAHSRHSSLSSAGGDGGSFGREMGLNNSRGDEVSGDRIPPSTKGFDNAFHKRPHVSRVLSSPDVQSDQPSVPSVNQNNLINLTSSEGRRDPSANSSMSSMTEAQAAGKKEVRFRSSSFSEGAVSETSFIDMLKKPVLPEVMVDSHAAIGVGNESSDAAQAARGGKKKGKKGKQIDPSLLGFKVSSNRIMMGEIQRPED from the exons ATGGGCGACGGCAAGGTCAATCTCCCCGACGATCTCTTCCCCTCCAAGACTTCCGATTCCCTCAGag ATGAAGCATCCGGAGGACATGGTGGTGAGAAAGGGATTGCAGCGCTACTTGATGATTCGAAAG aTCAATTGTCATCTGACAACAGCATACCCTTATCCCCACAGTGGCTGTATTCCAAACCTGTTGATGCAAGGACAACTGCCAATCCAGTGGGG GTGAACTCAACTGATCCCATACTGAAAGATAGTTGGCGTTTGGAGGGGTCTCAGGACAAGAAAGACTGGAGGCGGACAACTCCTGATGTTGACATCAGTCGCCGCTGGCGTGAAGAGGAGAGGGAAACAAGCTTGCTTGGGAGAAGGGATCGTAGAAAAGAGGATCGTCGTTTGGAGAATACTTCAACATCAGAGAATAGATCCTTACCCTCTGATCGCTGGCATGAGAGCCGTGGTTCTGGCCATGACTCTAGAAGAGAGAATAAGTGGTCATCAAGATGGGGTCCTGAAGATAAAGAGAAGGATTCTCGAAGTGAAAAAAGAAACGATGTTGAGAAGGAAGATGGTCACACTGAAAAGCAATCATCTGGTGTTGGCAATCGCATTGGATCTGACCGTGACACTGATTCTCGTGATAAATGGAGGCCACGACATCGTTTGGAAGCTCAAGCTGCTGGTGTGGCCACATACCGTGCTGCACCTGGATTTGGGCTGGAAAAAGGACGTACAGAAGGCTCCAATGTGCGATTTTCACCAGGAAGAGGAAGGGCAAACATTAATGGAAACCTACAAATTGTAAGGTCCCCTATAGGCTCTAGTCTTGGATCTGCACTTGTAGACAAGAATAAAACCATATTGGGGAAGTCTAGTCTTGGTGCTGATTCGTATTACTACCCAAGGGGTAAGCTCCTTGATATATATCGCAAGCAAAAGGTTGATCCAAATTTTGATAGCTTGCCTTCTGAGATGGAGCATACATCGCCCTTAACTCAACATGGTTCCATTGAGCCATTAGCATTTGTTGCTCCTGCTGCTGAGGAAGAG GTTGTCCTTAAAGAAATATGGAAAGGAAAAATTACTAGCAGTGAAGTCTCTGGCTACACCTTTAGAGGAAGGGATGGAGGGTCAAATGATGACATTTCAG GTCCTGTTACTGCAAGTGAAGGAAAACAGCAACCTTCCATTGGCAGTGTTGCAAAGGTTATATCAGGAAGTGATGTCTCAGATGATTCTGATCAAATATTAATTAGTTCAGCATCAACTGCTGCTGGTTTATTGAGAAGCATTGTTGGGG aagttGCAACTGTTCAAGAAGGCCAGCTGAAGCATATGCCAGCTATTGGTGTGCATGGAAGAGATGTGAGTTCTGTTAGCAGCATTGGAGATGGAAGCATTCCAGGAAACACAGTTGCTGAATCGGGAACTTTTGATCTCTATCAGGGACAATCTTCTGCTGTTCTAGAACATGCTAATCGGAATGGTGTTAACTCAATTGGTGCATCTGAAATCGATAGCAATCTACCTGATGATTCTCGCACTCTCTTTGATTTTTCATCTCTGCAGCAAACTCCAAACATTAATCAACAGGACTTCAAAATTAATGAGAAGACATATGTGCCTGAAAGTGTTATTGCTCTTGAGGAGTTGAGTTTGTGCTATCTGGATCCTCAAGGGGAAATTCAAGGACCCTTTCTTGGGATTGACATCATTTTGTGGTTTGAACAAGGATTTTTTGGGATGGACTTACCTGTTCGCTTGTCAGATGCTCCTGAAGGATCACCATTTCGCGAACTTGGTGACATTATGCCTGATTTGAAAGTCAAGACTGGTTTAGGCTCTGGTAGTACTAGGGTTATTCAATCAGAATCTTCTGATGTCATTGGAAGGAACCTAAAAGTAGATGTGCATAATTTTGATTATGATGGATCTTCTGCAAGCGATGATCAACCTTGGTCTTCTTCCCGACCTGATACTAGCTCAAGTATTGGTATTCCTTCTCAAATACCCAATCAAAGTTATCACTCTGAGATCAAGTTCTCTGATGATCAGTGCTTCAATAATATTGTTGCACACGATGAGG atttCTCTTTGTCAAAATTGGCTGGAAACATAAATGATAAACCTTTGATGAGGCCCATGGATGTCAACGCATTGCATTCTCATCCTACTGGAAAACCTAATGAAGTTGCAGTGAGTGATTCTCACCATGAAGCTGATAAGTTGCACCCATTTGGGTTATTGATGTCTGAACTCAGAGATGGTTCTCATTTAAGGCGTGCACAATCTTCCAATAGTTCTTTGAGATTGGGTGATCAGGGTCATTTTCTAGATCCATTAATGGATAGAGATGCTTCTTTTACTGATCAACAAAACTCTGTTAGTGGCATGGTTAATCAGCCTTCTTTCAGGGAGAAATGGGCTGATAAATATGGGATAATTAGACATTTTCAGGAAGATCAGTTCCTTTCCCATATGGGACAAATTCAGAAAGAAAGGCTTCAGCAGCAGAGTAATATATCTAATCATTTCCCTGCTCATCTTAATGGGTCAGACTTAGAGAGATTTCCAGGTTTTGCTCATTCGCAGAACATGAGCTCCAACCTACAGCAGATGATGCAGAATACTGGATCAGATTTTGAACGTATTCTAGAACATCAGATTCAACAATTCCAGCTTGAGTTTCAGCAACAGCAAGATATGCATCATCAACAATTACTTCACCAACAAATGAAACTTCAGCCCCAGCAACAGTCTCAAGTTCAACAATTGCTTCATGAACAGTTTATGCAGCAGCCAATCCCTGATCCTAATTTTGGGCAGTCCAAACATGATATTTCTAGGGATAACCTGTTAGATCAGGTACAAATGAGGAGATATATTAATGACTTGCAGCTGAATTCACATTCTTTAAGGCACCTTGATCCATCAATGGAACATATTATCCAAGCAAATATGGGCCTCAATGCTTCCCAAGGAAGGCAAGCTGATTTGTCAGACCTCTTGTTGCAAGCAAGGCATGGTAATATATTACCTTCTGAACAACAGCTTCATTTTCAGCAAGATCAGTTGCAGGCCCAACAGTTATCTTTGGCTCTTAGACAGCAATTAGGGTTAGATGGAGAAAGGCATTTTGGTAGGTCATGGCCAATTAATGAAACAGGACAGTTGATTAGAAATCCTGGAACCCATCAACTAGGTCATTCAGCAGGATTTAATGTTTCAGATATCCGCAAACAGCAGCAGAGGCTTGTGACACAAGAGGAGCAATTAAATTATTTGGGGAGGAATCTTCCTGAGCAGAACCAGAGAGGGTTCTATGATAATCCTATGATGTTTGAGAGGTCTGCACCTATTTCCCAAGGAAGGGAATTACATGACCGTCGTCACTATTTACATCGAGGTGATCAAATGGATTCTTTATCCTCTCATCATCTACAGCCATCTGATGATCTTTTCGGTCACCACCCTGATGCTTTCAAGAGTTCACTCCATGTCAACAATGGACATGTGGAAAATAGCTGGATTGATCCCCGGGTGCAACTACAGCAACATCTTGAAGCTGTGAGGCAGAGAAGAGAGTTAGGAGATACTATTTCGGCAACAGATCTGAACATATCTGCATCTGTTGGCTCTCATGAAGACAGTTCAGCACGAGGTTTTATGGACCTACTTCATAAGAAACTGGGTGTTCAATCCGCACAACCATCACCTGTTGATAAATGGCATTCTCTTTCATCAAGAAGTGACAAATCTTGGCATGTTCCCGAGGCTAGTTCAATAATGCATCCTTTTGAACTTCAGCCTGATCATCACCAAGTCCATCTGAATGACCCTTTTTTAGAAAGGGCTCAGAGTACTAATTCCAGTGGCTTAATCCATGATCATTTATCCAGCATGCATATTACTGACCAATACAACAATATAGGCAACACTGAAAGAATGCCTCTTCGGTCTAGATCTGGTTCATTACTTGAAGAGCAATCACTGTTATCTGCTAATATGGACCCTTTACATCCCAATTACAGAATTCCTTTTCAAATTGGTAAATCGTCTATGGAAAAAGACTTACTCGAGTTAGAAGCAAATAAGAGTCAGAGACATGAATATATGGGCACAATTAGCAATTTAGTTCCTGGGATGTCAGATATGTCAGAGCAAGTGGAAAACATCATGAATTCCATGGAACTGCCTGCAATTGCCCATAGTAGACATAGCTCACTGAGCAGTGCAG GTGGTGATGGTGGCTCATTTGGTCGAGAGATGGGTTTGAATAATTCACGTGGAGATGAGGTTTCTGGTGACAG GATACCCCCttcaacaaaaggttttgataatGCTTTCCACAAGCGCCCCCATGTATCTCGGGTTTTATCTTCACCTGATGTCCAGTCAGACCAGCCATCCGTACCCAGTGTCAATCAAAATAACTTAATAAATCTCACATCTAGTGAAG GGAGACGAGATCCGTCTGCAAATTCTTCGATGAGTAGCATGACAGAAGCTCAGGCTGCTGGGAAAAAGGAGGTTCGGTTTAGATCTTCTTCCTTCAGTGAAGGTGCTGTGTCAGAGACATCATTTATAGACATGCTCAAAAAGCCCGTTCTTCCTGAGGTGATGGTGGACTCGCATGCAGCCATTGGTGTTGGGAATGAGTCATCTGATGCAGCACAAGCAGCTCGAGGcgggaaaaagaaagggaagaaAGGAAAACAGATTGATCCTTCACTTCTTGGTTTCAAGGTCTCCAGTAACCGGATCATGATGGGTGAGATTCAACGCCCTGAAGATTGA